CGGATCCTGGAACACCGAACCGATCCGGCCGGTCAGGGCCGCGGCCCGCCACCGGTGCGGGGGCGTGCGGGTGTCCCCGCCGGCCAGCGCGGCGGTGGCGGTGGACCGGCCGGTGCCGGGGCGGAGCAGGCCGCCGAGCAGCAGGGCCAGGGTGGACTTGCCGGCCCCGTTGGGGCCCCGGACGGCGAGCGCCTCGCCGGCGCGTACCACCAGGTCGGTGGGGGCCAGCCGGGGCGGCAGGCCGAGCCGGTCGACGGTGAGCAGCTCCGCGCCCGGCGGCCCGGCGGCCCGCCGGGGCACGGTGGGGTGGCCGGGCACCCAGACGCCGTCGGCGGCGAGCGCGGCACCGTGGGCGGCGAAGACCGCCTCCGGTGGCCCGTCGGCCCGGACCCCGCCGCCGGGGGCCAGCACCACCACCCGGTCGACCAGGGCGAGCGCGTCGGCGACCCGGTGTTCGACCAGGACCAGGGTGGTGTCGGCGTCCAGCGCGCCGGCCACCGCCCGGCGGACCAGCTCCGCGCCGGCCGGGTCGAGGTTGGCGGTCGGCTCGTCGAGCAGCAGCAGCCCGGGGCGCAGCGCCAGCACGCCGGCCAGCGCGAGCCGCTGCTGTTCGCCGCCGGACAGCGCGGCGGTGGGCCGGTCCCGGTGGTACGGGAAGCCGACCCGGCGCAGCGCCTCGTCCACCCGGGGCCAGATCTCGTCGCCGGGCACCCCCCGGTTCTCCAGGCCGAACGCCACGTCGTCGCCGCTGCGGGCCATCACCAGCTGGGACTGCGGGTCCTGGAACACGGTGCCGACCCGCTCGCGGGCCTTGGCCGGATCGAGGCCGTCGACCTCGACGGTGCCCTCCTGCTCGCCGGAGTCCGCCGGCAGCAGCCCGGCCAGCGCGGCCAGCAGGGTGCTCTTGCCGGCCCCGGAGGGACCGAGCAGCAGCACCCGTTCGCCGTGGTCGACGCGCAGGTCCACCCCGCGTACCGCCCAGGCCCGCCGCCCGGCGTGCCGCCAGCCGAAGCCGGCCAGCCTCACACTCGCCACGTCGCCGGCACCTCCATGGTCGCCAGGGGAGGGTCAGACCAGGCTGCGGTCACGCCCGGCGGGGAAGCGGTCCAGCACCCCGGTCTCGGCCAGCGCGCGGGTGAGGTACCAGCCGCCGAGCCCGGCGACCACGGCGGCGCTCACCACGGTCAGTGCCGCGTACGGCAGGCGGTAGCTGGTCAGCGCGTACTCCGCGTTCCAGACGAAGAAGTCGAACAGGGCGGCGCTCAGCCCGGTCAGCGCGCCGGCCAGCACCGCCACCGGCAGCCGGTACGACCGGTAGCGGAACGCGGCGAAGGCCAGCTCCGCGCCGAGCCCCTGGATCAGCCCCTGGACGATGGTGACCCCGCCCCACTCCGCGCCGAGCAGCGCGGAGACGGTGGCGGCGACGGCCTCGCAGAACAGGGCCGCCCCGGGCTTGCGGATCACCAGGCCGCCGAGGACCGCGGGGACCAGCCAGACGCCGTACATCACCGCCTGGCTGGCCGGTGCGGCGGCGAACGCCGGGTCGGCGGCCTTCCAGACCAGGCCCCAGGCCCAGAAGATGACGCCGAAGGCCACGGCGATCACGGCGGCGACCACGATGTCGATGGTGCGCCACCGGTTGCTGTCGGTGTGCTGCATGTCGGTACTCCCAGTCCAGCGAGCGAACCAGGAGAAGACGCACGCCGCGCCCGGTTGCTGCCGGACGGCGGCGCGGCTGGAGGTCGACCGAACTCCCTGCGCTGGCATTACCCAGATCAGGTTCGAGGGTCTGCGGGCGGTGCCCGCACTCTCAGCGCTGTGCGCTCCCCTGTCGGATGTGAAGTTGTCTCGGCAGACGCTAGCACCGACCTGCGGCGACGACCCAGCAGGCCACGGTTCCCGGCATTCGTCCCGGTCCGCCGGGCGTCCGGGTCCGCCGACCACCGGCGGGCGTCCGCCCGGGGTGCGGCACCGTCGGGGCTGGGTAGGCTGCCGGTCATGCGGGTACCGGCGCGGGGGCTGACGTTCGACGTTCGGGCGGGCGGCCCCGATGGTGGCGCGGTCGTGCTGCTGCACGGCTTCCCCCAGCACGGCGGGGAGTGGGACGCGGTGGTGCCCGCCCTGCACGCCGCCGGGCTGCGCACCTACGCCCCGGACCAGCGGGGCTACTCGCCCGACGCCCGGCCCGCCGGGGTGGCCGGGTACCGGCTGCCGGAGCTGGTCGCCGACGCGGTGGCGGTGCTGGACGCGCTGGGCGTCGACGCCGCGCACGTGGTGGGGCACGACTGGGGCGCGATCGTCGCCTGGGCGCTGGCCGCCCGGCACCCGGAGCGGGTGCGTACCCTCACCGCGGTCTCGGTGCCCCATCCGGCGGCCTTCGGGTACGCGCTGACCGCCGACCGGGCGCAGCGGGCGCGCTCGGCGTACATGGCGTTGTTCCGCCGGGCGGGCCTGGCGGAGAGGGTGCTGCTGGCCTGGCGGGGGGCGGTGCTGCGCCGGTTGCTGGCGGGCGTCGGCGATTCCGCCCGGGTGGCCCGGTACGCCGGGCCGATGCTGCTGCCGGGCGCGCTGACCGGGGCACTGAACTGGTACCGGGCGATGGCGGGGCGGGACCTGAAGGAGGTCGGCCCGGTGCCGGTGCCGACCAGCTACGTGTGGAGCGACCGGGACGTGGCGGTCGGGCGTACCGCCGCGCAGGCCTGCGCCCGGCACGTGTCGGGGGACTACCGGTTCGTGGTGCTGGCCGGGGTCAGCCACTGGATTCCCGACCGTGCCCCGGGGCCGCTGGCCGAGGCGATCCTGGCCCGGGTGCGCGGGGCCGGCTGACCTCTGCCGGACAGCGGGGTCACGCCCGATCCCGGTAGTGCCCGATCCCGGTAGTTGTGCTCGATCCCGGTAGTAGTGGTGCTCGATCCCGGTAGTAGTGGTATCCGTGCGGAGGGAGGCCACTACGACATGGATCGAGCACGATCTTGCGGAGCGGGGATCGTGAATCGGTTTCGGTCAGGTATCGATGGGGCACAGGCGTTGCTGCCGACGGGGACGCCCCCGCCGGCCGTACGTCTCACCCGGAGGTAGCGCGTGTCGAAGGAATCCGAGAAGCAGCGCTGGCAGCGCAACTTCGCCGATCTGCTCCAGGAGCTGCGGGTCGCCCAAACCGGCGTGCAGATCCTCTTCGCCTTCCTGCTGACCCTCCCGTTCAGCAACGGCTTCACCCGGACGAGCGAGTTCCAGAGGGACGTCTACATTCTCGCGTTGCTGTCCGCCGCCGCGGCCACCGCGATGATCATCTCGCCGGTCGCCTTCCACCGGGCGCTGTTCCGCCAGGGTCGCAAGCCGGAGCTGGTCCGCTTCGCCCACCGGATGGCGACCGGCGGCCTGGCCTTCATGCTGGTCGCCATGGTGAGCGCGGTCCTGCTGATCGCCGACTTCGTGCTCGACACCGGCATCGCCGTGGTGCTCACCGTGATCACCGGCCTGTGGTTCCTGACGTTCTGGGTGGTCCTGCCGTTCGTCCGGCGTAACTGGGGCGAGGACGACATCGACGACGACGATGACGACCCGGTGGTGCTGAACGGCGACTGACCCTGCGTGGGGTGGTGGATGGTGTGGGCCGGGGGCTCACCCGGGCCGACGGTGGCCGGGGTGAGCCCCCGACGCGTGGCGGGTGGCCGGGTCTCCGGCGTGTGGCGGGTGGCCGGCGCGTGGCGGGCCGGCGTGTGGCGGTGGCCGGCGCGTGGCGGCCGGTGTGTGTCGGCGGGTGCGTCAGCGGGCGACGGCCCAGGCCAGCACGGCCGCCAGGATGAGCCCGTTGAGCAGGGCCAGCACCAGGTACGCCTGCGGCGGGATCTTGCGTCCGCGCCGGACGAAGCTGACCAGCACGGCGGCGTACGCCAGCAGCAGCACGGCGATGACGATCAGGAAGTAGAGCACCGCACCACCCTAGACGAGCCGGTGCCGGTGCCCGGCGGCCGACCGTGACCGCCCCACGGCCCGGCGGCACCCACCCCGGTGCGTCGGATCCACCCGTCGTGGCTGATCAGGGGACGCGGTGCGCGGATCGGCATCGAGTAGTATCGATTATTATCTCTTCCTGCCCCGGGTGCGTCACCGGCCCTGCCCTCGTTGCCGGGCGCGGCAGCCGTCCAGCTGGGGGCGGGCCGGCACCAGCGACGAGGAGTGGACCATGAGAGCAGCGCGACGACGGGTCGCCGGACTGGGCGTGATCACGCTGGCGGTCCTCGCCGGCGGGGTGGCGGTCGCGGCCGGTGCCGGGGCGGCGGCGGCCGGCTGCCGGGTCGACTACAAGGTCACCAGCGAATGGCAGGGCGGCTTCGGGGCGGACGTCACCATCACCAACCTCGGCGACCCGGTCTCCGGCTGGACGCTCACCTGGGCCTTCGCCAGCGGACAGCAGGTCACCCAGGCGTGGAACGCGACGGTCACCCAGAACGGGACGGCGGTCAGCGCGAAGGACGCCGGGTACAACGCCGCCATCGCGACCGGGGCCGGCGTCAGCTTCGGCTTCAACGGCGGGTGGACCACCGCGAACCCGGTCCCCACCGCGTTCGCGCTCAACGGGGTCTCCTGCACCGGGGCGACGCCGACCGCCACGCCCTGCCCGCCACCGTCCACCCCGTCGACCCCCACCCCCACGCCGACCCTGACCCCGACGCCCACGCCGACGACGACCCCGACCCGGACGCCCACGCCCACCCCGACCCCCTCGACGCAGGCCAAGGTCACCGTGTGGCTGGCGGGCGACTCCACGGTCGCCAACCCCTCGTCCAGCGGCGTCTGCCCGGTCGGCTGGGGCAACCAGTTCGGCCAGTACCTCAACGGCAACGCGACGGTGGTGAACAGCGCGGTCGGCGGACGCAGCATCCAGACCTGGCTGTACGACCCGAACGTCACCACCACGATGAACTCGGCCGGCGAGTGCGTGGTCAGCCCGCAGACCTACTCGACCCGCTGGCAGGCCATGCTGAACGCCAACGGCGGGATGAAGGCCGGCGACTACCTGTTCATCCAGTTCGGCATCAACGACGGCAGCACCACCTGCAACCGGCACGTCGGCTCGGCCCGCTACAAGGAGCTGCTCGGGGTGATGGCCCGGGCGGCCCAGCAGCGCGGCGCGTACCCGGTCTTCCTCACCCCGGCCGCCGCGATCACCTGCTCGGGCAGCACCGCCGTCGGCAACCGGGGCTTCCTCACCGAGACGTTCGACGCGGGCCGGGCCAACAACGTCCCCGTCATCGACCTGCACAAGCTGAGCTACACGCTCTACAACACGCTGCGGCTCTGCCCCAACAACGGCGACTACAACTCGGGCGCGGTCGGCGCGTTCTTCTGCGCCGACCACACCCACTTCGAGACGGCGGGTGCCCGGCAGATCGCCGGCGTGGTGGCCACCGCGCTGCGCAACCAGCAGCTCGGTCTCGCGGCCTACCTGCGGTGACGGTACGCGGTCCGGCCGGACCGCACCGTGGCCGCCGGTGCCGTGGTCCGTCGCCCCCGGGCGACGGACCACGGGTGGCGGTCAGGAGAGCGCGCAGGCGGTGCCGTTGAGGGCGTACCCGGTGGGGCGGTTGTTGGTGCCGGCGACGTCGGCGAGGAAGCCGAAGCTGACCGACCCGCCGGCCGCGATCGTGCCGTTCCAACCGGCGTTGGTCGCCCGGACGGTGCCGCCGCTCTGCGTGTAGCTGGCGTTCCACGCCTGGTTGACCCGCTGGCCGTCGGCGAACGTCCACTGGAGCGTCCAGCCGTCGACCGGGACCGCGCCGGTGTTGCGGATCGTCACCTCGCCCTGGAAGCCACCCTGCCACTGCCCGGTGACCGCGTACCCGACGGCGCAGCCGGTGCCGCCGGCCGGCGGGGTGGTCACCGGGGGCGTGGTGCTGGGCGGTGCGGTGGTCACCGGCGGGGTGGTCACCGGGGGCGTGGTGGTGGTGGGTGGCACGGTGGTGGGGGTCGGCGTCGGGGTGGTGGACAGCTGCGCGGCGATGACCGGGGCGAGGCGGGCCGTGATCGCCCGGTGGCCGGCGTCGTTGGGGTGCACCGAGTCGCTGAGCCCGTCGGCGGGCAGCCAGCCGGTGGTGTCCACGTAGAACACGTTGCGGTCGCCGCCCCCGGTGACCGCCGTGACGGCGGCGGCGGTCTCGGCGGCGTACCGGCCGCTGAAGGTGCGCAGCGCGAAGATCGCCGCGCGCGGGTACCTGCCCCGCACGGTACGGATGAAGGTGGCGTACTGGTTCTGGAAGTCCGCGCCGCTCACCCCGTGGCTGCGGTCGTTGGTGCCCAGGTTGATCACCACGGCGTCCGCCTGGTAGCGGCTGAAGTCCCAGGCGGGGCTGTTCGCCGCGTACCCGGTGCGGAGGAACTGGGTGGCCACGCTGACGCAGCCGTCGGCGGTGGCCACCAGGCAGCCTCCGCCGTAGCCGAGCTGGGTGTGCTCGGTGCCGAGCTGCTCCCCGGTCAGCCACCCGTACGCGGTCAGCGCCGTCCGTGACGAGGTGGTGCCGAGGGTGATGGAGTCGCCGACGAACTCGATCAGCCGGGGCCGGACCGCCGCCGGCAGGGTACGCGCGCCGGAGTCGAGGGTGAGCCCCTGGAACACCGCGTCCCCGGTGTAGGAGCCGGCGACCACCCGGTACGACACCACCAGCGTGTGGTTGCCGGCGCGCAGCGGGGTGGGGGTCAGGTTCACCGTGCCGCTGACGTTGGTCAGGTACCGGAAGTCGGCCCCGTCGATGCTGTAGTAGAGGTCGATGGTGCGGCGTTGCCGCAGTTTGACGGTGGTGCCGGTGAACCCGGTCTTGAGGTAGGCACCGGCCCAGTTCGGCACGTACGCGGTGCTGTTGCTGCGGTCCCAGCGACCGACGAAGGCGATGTTCGCGTCGGTGGGGGAGCCGTCACCGGTGGCGGCGCTGGCCGGGGGCAGGCCGATGAGGGTGGCGGCCAGCACCGCCACCACCCCGGCGGCTCCCGCCGCGAGGATCGACCGACTGCGGGACACGGGCATGGGGACGCTCCCTCTCCGGGCCGTCCGTGCCGACGCACGCCGACGGCCTGCAGACCTAAGACATTTACCATCATCTAAGCCTGCGGGCCGGGGGGACACAACAGGTGACGGTGCCTAACGGCCGCCGCGCAGGCCGAGTCGACGCAGCTCCAGGGCGGCGAGCGCGTCGACGGTGGCGTCGTCGCCGCGCCGCCACGCCTGGGCCACGTCCGGATCGATCCTGGTCAGCCGGCGCAGCGGCTGGCTGGTCAGCGCGCGCAGCGCCAGCAGGTCCCGACCGGCCGGGCCGGCGGCGAGCGCCTTCGCCGAGGCCGCCCGACGCATCCAGCGCAGCCGCAGCGGCAGCCAGCCGAACAGCACCAGCCCGAGCGGGAAGACCAGCACCGCGACGCTCAGCGCCAGGGCGAGCTGGCCGACCAGCTCCTGCTGGTCACGGCCCGCCTCGGCCATCGCCCGGGCGGCGTCGGCGGCCTTGGTGAACGGCCCGGTCAGCTCGTCGCCGACCAGCGGCACCCGGCCCACCTTGCCGCCGGCGTCGGCCAGGTTGTCGGCGAGTCCACCGCCGGCCCCCTCCAGCTTCCGCCCCGGTACGGCGAGCTTCTCCACCAGGTCGTACAGCCACAGCGCGAAGCGGACCGCCGCGTAGACCCAGACGACGACGAGCAGGTCGGTGAGGAACTGACGGAGGGCGACCGGAAAACGGTCAGCGTAGATCTTCACGGCCGACAGCGTGCCACGACGCGGGCCGCCCGGCACCCCCCGTACGGCCGGCCGCCGGCTCGCCGGAAGGTGACGCCCCCTCCCCGGCGTGACTGACCGCGTCCGCCACGATGTGCGCGACGTGCTCGTCGACCAGGGCGTAGGCGATCTCCCGGCCGCGTCGGGATCCCCGCACCACTCCGGCGCCGCGCAGCACCCGCAGGTGCTGGGAGACCAGCGGCTGCGGTGCGCCGAGCTGCTCGACCAGCTCGTGCACGCACCGTTCACCCTGGGCCAGCTCGCTGACGATGGCCAGCCGGATCGGGGCGGACAGCGCCCGGAGCAGCTCGCCCGCGCCCTCGAAGGCGTCGTAGCCGTGGGTGCCGGTCACCCCGTAACGGTAACCAATACCGGTGACGACGCACCGGTCGGCGTCACCGGAGCACCACCTCGTGCGGCTCCGGCGTGCCGGCCACCACCGGGGCGGACCGGCGGCGCAGCACCCGCCAGGCAGCGGCGGCCAACGCCACCACCAGGAAGGACGCGATCGCCAGCAGCACCACCGAGGCGCCGGGGGCGGTGTCGGCGGTGGCCGCCACCCAGATCCCCGCCCCGGCGGCGAACAGGCCGAGCGCCATGGCCGCCGTCATGGTGCTGCGGAAGCCCCGGGTGACCTGCTGCGCGGTGGCCACCGGGACCACCATCAGGGCGCTGATCAGCAGCACGCCGACGGCGCGCATGGCGATGGTGACGGTGACCGCGGTGGCGACCGCCAGCAGCAGGTTCAGCGCCCGGACGGGCAGCCCGGCCACCCGGGCGTACTCCTCGTCGTGGCAGACCGCGAAGAGCGCCGGG
Above is a window of Micromonospora rifamycinica DNA encoding:
- a CDS encoding ABC transporter ATP-binding protein, producing the protein MASVRLAGFGWRHAGRRAWAVRGVDLRVDHGERVLLLGPSGAGKSTLLAALAGLLPADSGEQEGTVEVDGLDPAKARERVGTVFQDPQSQLVMARSGDDVAFGLENRGVPGDEIWPRVDEALRRVGFPYHRDRPTAALSGGEQQRLALAGVLALRPGLLLLDEPTANLDPAGAELVRRAVAGALDADTTLVLVEHRVADALALVDRVVVLAPGGGVRADGPPEAVFAAHGAALAADGVWVPGHPTVPRRAAGPPGAELLTVDRLGLPPRLAPTDLVVRAGEALAVRGPNGAGKSTLALLLGGLLRPGTGRSTATAALAGGDTRTPPHRWRAAALTGRIGSVFQDPEHQFVTGTVRDELALGPRRTGRPETAVRATVDGLLERLRLTRLAGANPYTLSGGEARRLSVATALATAPRLLICDEPTFGQDRRTWGELVDLFADLRDGGHGVVCVTHDVDFVAALADRTVTLHSAREGS
- a CDS encoding ECF transporter S component, with translation MQHTDSNRWRTIDIVVAAVIAVAFGVIFWAWGLVWKAADPAFAAAPASQAVMYGVWLVPAVLGGLVIRKPGAALFCEAVAATVSALLGAEWGGVTIVQGLIQGLGAELAFAAFRYRSYRLPVAVLAGALTGLSAALFDFFVWNAEYALTSYRLPYAALTVVSAAVVAGLGGWYLTRALAETGVLDRFPAGRDRSLV
- a CDS encoding alpha/beta fold hydrolase codes for the protein MRVPARGLTFDVRAGGPDGGAVVLLHGFPQHGGEWDAVVPALHAAGLRTYAPDQRGYSPDARPAGVAGYRLPELVADAVAVLDALGVDAAHVVGHDWGAIVAWALAARHPERVRTLTAVSVPHPAAFGYALTADRAQRARSAYMALFRRAGLAERVLLAWRGAVLRRLLAGVGDSARVARYAGPMLLPGALTGALNWYRAMAGRDLKEVGPVPVPTSYVWSDRDVAVGRTAAQACARHVSGDYRFVVLAGVSHWIPDRAPGPLAEAILARVRGAG
- a CDS encoding DUF6328 family protein; the encoded protein is MSKESEKQRWQRNFADLLQELRVAQTGVQILFAFLLTLPFSNGFTRTSEFQRDVYILALLSAAAATAMIISPVAFHRALFRQGRKPELVRFAHRMATGGLAFMLVAMVSAVLLIADFVLDTGIAVVLTVITGLWFLTFWVVLPFVRRNWGEDDIDDDDDDPVVLNGD
- a CDS encoding cellulose binding domain-containing protein codes for the protein MRAARRRVAGLGVITLAVLAGGVAVAAGAGAAAAGCRVDYKVTSEWQGGFGADVTITNLGDPVSGWTLTWAFASGQQVTQAWNATVTQNGTAVSAKDAGYNAAIATGAGVSFGFNGGWTTANPVPTAFALNGVSCTGATPTATPCPPPSTPSTPTPTPTLTPTPTPTTTPTRTPTPTPTPSTQAKVTVWLAGDSTVANPSSSGVCPVGWGNQFGQYLNGNATVVNSAVGGRSIQTWLYDPNVTTTMNSAGECVVSPQTYSTRWQAMLNANGGMKAGDYLFIQFGINDGSTTCNRHVGSARYKELLGVMARAAQQRGAYPVFLTPAAAITCSGSTAVGNRGFLTETFDAGRANNVPVIDLHKLSYTLYNTLRLCPNNGDYNSGAVGAFFCADHTHFETAGARQIAGVVATALRNQQLGLAAYLR
- a CDS encoding cellulose binding domain-containing protein, whose amino-acid sequence is MPVSRSRSILAAGAAGVVAVLAATLIGLPPASAATGDGSPTDANIAFVGRWDRSNSTAYVPNWAGAYLKTGFTGTTVKLRQRRTIDLYYSIDGADFRYLTNVSGTVNLTPTPLRAGNHTLVVSYRVVAGSYTGDAVFQGLTLDSGARTLPAAVRPRLIEFVGDSITLGTTSSRTALTAYGWLTGEQLGTEHTQLGYGGGCLVATADGCVSVATQFLRTGYAANSPAWDFSRYQADAVVINLGTNDRSHGVSGADFQNQYATFIRTVRGRYPRAAIFALRTFSGRYAAETAAAVTAVTGGGDRNVFYVDTTGWLPADGLSDSVHPNDAGHRAITARLAPVIAAQLSTTPTPTPTTVPPTTTTPPVTTPPVTTAPPSTTPPVTTPPAGGTGCAVGYAVTGQWQGGFQGEVTIRNTGAVPVDGWTLQWTFADGQRVNQAWNASYTQSGGTVRATNAGWNGTIAAGGSVSFGFLADVAGTNNRPTGYALNGTACALS